The nucleotide window TGGGCCTGATCGGTGATCGTCGTCAGGTCCGCGAACGCGTCGACGGTGAGATCGCGCGTCCGGCCGTACATCCAGGTCTGCAACCCGAGAATCGAGTCCTGGATCGCCGGACAGTAGATCGGCACGCCAGCCTCGTGGGCCGCGGCGGCGACGCCCGCGTCGGCGTCGATGTCCTCCTCGTCGTTGACGCGACTGTTCGCCCGCCCCAGCGCGGCGGTCACGTCTTCGATTGAGACGGGATCCCCGCCGGTCAGCGGTTCGAAGACGTGCTCACGACAGTGGGCCTCGAACGCGGCGAACTGCTCCTGAGGAAGATACACGTCGTAGATCCGGTCGACTTCGGCGTCGCGAAGCGCCTCGTCGTGGGCGCGACTCTCCTCGCCGTCGGGCCCGACTGCGCCGTGGTGGTGATGCCCACCGATCGCCTCGATGGTGTCGTGGGTGAGCGTTGCGCCGGTCGTGACGAGCGCGTCGACGTGCCCGTCGCGGATCAACTCGGCGACGATCGAGCGCATCCCCAGCGGGACCATCGCGCCCGCGAGGCCGAACAGCGTGGTCACGTCCTCCGAAAAGAGCGACTCGGCGACGTCGACCGCTTCGGCCAGATTGCCCGCGCCCGCGCCGGCCTCGCGATATCCCGCGACGAGGTCGTCGACGGTCATGCCCGCCCGCGCTTCGGCGTGGCCGATCGGGTCGTGATCGAACGGGCCGCGATCCTCGTGCTGGTGATCCTCGGTCATACCGTGTTCAGGCCGGTCGGGCGCTTCAAGCCCGCGATACGGTGCCTGGGCCCCTGCCGTCAGCGGCGGTCGCCGAGCGGCTGGATTCGATACCAGACGACGAACCCGGCGAATACGACCGTAGAGCCGAGGAGGAAGCCGACGACGAACACGATTCGACCAGGTGATCCGGTCGTGAGACTGGCCAGGCCGAGTCGTCGAAGCGCGGCCGCCACGGTGAGCGCCCCGGCAGCCCCACCGAACACGAGAGCGAGAGCGGCGACGACCGTTTCGAGTGCAGACCTCCCTCGCTCGACGAGTTCGGCGCTGATGCGTTCTGGGTGCATGGGTCGAATCGCCACTCACAGCCCGGTCGGATGGTCGATCCAGGTGGTCTCCAGGTCCCACGATTCCATTCGATCGGCGAGTGCGCGCACGCCGAGCGTCTCGGTGGCGTAATGCCCCGCCGCGATCACGTTCAGTCCGCGCTCGCGGGCCTCGTGATAGACTGGCTGGCTCACTTCGCCGGTAACCAGGAGGTCCGCGCCCGCCCTCGCGGCCGCTCCCAGGTAGTCCCCGCCCGCGCCGGTGACGATGGCGACCGATTCGACCTGGTCGGGCCCGTGATCGAGCGTTCGAACCGTCCCGTCGCCGGTGTCGAGGTCCGTGGAAAGGTCCTCGGCGATCGCATCCAGCGGGCGGCCCGCGGGCAACCGGCCCGACTGGCCGACCGGGAGGTCGGTCCCATCGAGGGTGATCGGCGCGCGATTGCCCAGATCGAGGCGGTCCGCGAGGCGCGCGGCGTTGCCGAGTTCGGGATGGCCGTCGAGCGGGAGGTGCATCGCATAGAGTGCACAGCCCCCCTCGATCAGGCGCGCGACGTGGTCGTAGGTCCGCCCGGTCACCCGATCGAGGCCACCCCAGACGATGCCGTGGTGGACGACCAGGAGGTCGGCGTCGCGATCGACCGCGGTCTCGACGGTCGTGCTCGCGGCGTCGACGGCGACGGCGATGCGGTCGACGTCGGGATCGGGGCGGTCCGTGCTCGTGGCGAACGATCCGTCGGGCCCGACCTGACAGCCGTTCGCACTCGGGTCGAGATCGGCGTAGCCCGCGACGTCGAACGGCTCGGCGAGTCGGTCACAGACTGTCGAGAGCTGCATAGCGGGGCCTTCGACAGCCGACCTGTTGGGTGTTCGGGTCGCTACGCGGTGTCGAGGCGATACCGGACGGTCTCGACGCCCTCGAACTGCGGGCCGGTCCCGACGCGCTCGAACCCCGCGTTCGAAACCACGTCGCGGACCGTCTGTTCGGGCTGAGGGATGAGTACCTCGACGCGCATCGATTCCTGGCGGGCGAATCGGACGGGTTCGTCGAGAAGGCGATCGCAGGCGTCTTCGGCCCCGTCGAGTTGGGTGACGTGGACCGTCTGATCGCGGGCGTCGAAACTGACGAATCCGCGGATCGACTCGTCGTCTTCGGCCACGCGCACGGTGCGATCGTGGATCAGGTTCACCATCACGTCCCGGGGACTGTCGGTGAGGTTCGCCAGCGTCTCGGCGTCGGCTTCGACGGCGTCCCGGATGTCCATGTCGGCGGGACACTCCGCTGGCACTTACCGTTTGTCACGGGGTGGGTCGGTCACAGTTCGAGTGGCGTCTGATCGAAGACTTGATCGAGAAGTCGCCGTGCCTGCGTCCGTGCCGCGGCGGAGCCGACGAAGACGCCGGAACCGTACACTCCGACCCCGATGCCGACCAGAACGAGCGTTTCGACGTCGGTTACCGACTGGAACTGCCTTCGCAGGAGCGCGACCACGACCGCCATCGTGGCAGCACTCGCTACCTGGACGCCGATCGTCCGCCAGTCGACACCGAATCCGACGATTCGGTGGAGAATACGGCCCGCGAGGACGGTCCCGAGAAGCACAGTCACGGCCGTCGCGACCGCGGCTCCGATCGCCCCGAACTGCCAGGCCAGGACGACGTTGAGGGTAAGATTGACTGCGATGAACACGATCGAGATGCGGAATGTCGCGTCCGGGCGGTCGATCGCATTCAGCGACTGCATCAGGAACGTCTCGTAGGCCTGGCCGAGACGGCCGACCGCCAACACGGCCAGGATCGTCGCGCCGGCGGTGAACTCCGGCCCGTAAATCGCGAGGATGTCTTCACCGAGAACGATCGCGCCGGCCACGCCAGGGATGGCGAACAGTCCGGCGAAGGTGGTCACCGTCGTGAGCGTACTCGCGATTTCGTCGGTCCGGCCCTCGGCCGCGTGGCGACTCAGGTACGGGAAGACGACCTTGCTCATCGCGGAGGGCAACAGGATGAACGCGGCGCTGATCCGCCACGAGATCTCGTAAACACCGATCGCGGAGTCTGCGACGAAAAAGCCCAGCACGAGGACGTCCATCCAGGAGTATGCATACGGCTTGATCGTCGTCAGCCAGGCGTACTTGCCGTAGTCGTACAGGTGTCGGAGGTGCTCTCTGGTCGGGCGGGCGATACCGAGCGAACTCACTGCGAGGATCGCCACCGAGATGACTGCCGCCGCGGCGATCTCACCCACCAGCAGGCCGACCAGCTTGAACCCGGCGACGACGAGGACGACTTGCAGACCGATCCGGAGCAGTTCCCAGGCCCCGCCGACGAGCGCGGCGAGTTCGACTCTGTGTTCGCCACGAAGGATCGCCCTGAGAAACGTTCCGATGCCCTTGAAAACGAACAGCGCAGCCACGAGCATGGTTCCCTGGAAGCCCAGGTAGGCGTCGACCCGCCCTCGAAAGAGCACGAGCACGGCGACGATCACTGCCAGCAGAGCAATCTGGAGGGTCGTGCCGGCCGTGAAGTACGCGTCCTGGTCGGTGTCCTCGCTGATGCGCTTCTGGGTCGTCCCCCGGATCCCCTTGGTCGGGATCAACAGCCAGTTGACCAGTGCGAGTGCGAGAAAGTACTGTCCGAGCGTTCCCGATCCGAGCAATCGCGCGAAGTAGATCGTCGCGACGAAGCCCACCACCGTCTGGAGCATTTCGACGCCGAACTGCAGCGCCGAGGACCGAGCGAGTTTCGCCATCTCAGCCCTCCAGATACGCCGCCCAGACCGTGTCGCGAATCCTCTCGTGAGTCTGGTCGATCGGCCGTGTCGTGTCGATCACGCGCGTCTGCTCGTTGGCGCACTCCTGGAATAGCTCTCGACGATCGCGGAGGTAGTCGATCGGGTCGGCGTCGATGTGGAGTCGATCGAGCATTTCGCCGGTGTCGTCTTTCCGGTCGGCGGCGACCTCGGCTGGCACGTCCATCAGGAAGGTCACGTCCGGCGTCGGCAACCACGAGTCGATCAGCGTCGCGGGACGCTCGCGGTAGAGCCCGTCGTAGTGGAGTTCGACGCACTGATCGAGGACGTAGCGATCGATGCAGACGACTCGTCCCGATCGCAGGTGCGGGTAGATGTACCGGGCGAAAAACAGGAGGTGATCGATCAACAGGAAATACCCCCAGATCCGTCTCAGGACTGCGCTGCGGTGGTAGTCCTTACGTCGCCAGCCCAGCGTGACGTACAGCACGCCCATGAACGGATACGATAAAAAGGGCCGCCACCGCGCCCAGACGTGAGTCGCGTCGACGCCTGCCGCCTCGAACTCCGCGACGAGTCGCTCGGCCTGGGTCGTCTTGCCCGAGCCGTCGATGCCCGAAAAGCAGATCAGTGCGCCGCCGGTCCCGACCGGTCCGACGCCGGCCTCTCGACGGGTGATCCCGACTAGATCACCGAGCGATAGCCGTCGCGTGCTGGGATATCGGAGCAGTTTGTAACTGATCGGGACGACGGCGACGAGGCCGCCGAGACCACCGACTGCGAGGAGGGCCCCGAGGATCTCCCGTCCGAGTGCGCCGAGACCGATCGCACCGCCGATCACGGCGAGCGGTCCCGCGAGCAAAGTGAGTCCGATGGTCGCGTCGCGTCGTCGACTCATGCTTCCCCCAGGAGGACCTTCGAGGCGGCCGTCAGCCCGTGAGACTGGAAGTCTTTCAGCGTCTCGTGAGTCGTGCACTGTCTCGCGACGCGGGGGACGTGGTGGACTGCCGAGGCCATCGTCGGCAGCCAGGTCGGGAACACGACGGGGAACGATCGCGGCCGCGAGCGCTCGAACCACCGATCGACGAGCCGCGTGATCCACGATCGTGGGATGGCGTCGAACACTCGATCGGGCACTCCCCCGCGACCGGTGGCCGTCAGATACTCGTCGAGAACGAGCAAGTAGGCGTAGAGTGCGTCGACACACCCGTACGAGCGGGCCGCCTCGATCGCGATCGCCCAGTCGACCGATTCGGTGTCGACGATTGCGACGCCGTGGTAAAGTTCTGCGAACGTGATCGAGCAATGCGAGTAGGCGTGGGTCGCGACGAGATACAGGTCGTCGGCGGGGGCCGGCGTCCGCTGGCCGTCCGCGTTCGCGCGCTCGACGACCCGTTCGGCGTCGCAGACGACCTTTCGGATCCACATCGCGTCGGGGTAGATGTCGACTGGCCGTGGATCTGCGGGTGAGCGCTTGGCCATGACCTTTCGTGGGTGCGCGAGCAGGCGAAAGCCGTAGAACTCGAACCCCTCCGCGGCGAGAACGCGGGCCGCGAGCGCCTGCTCGCGAGGGTCGGGGACGAGCAGGTCGACGTCGCTCATCGTCGCGCTGGGCGTCCGGAGGTTCTTCATCGAGGCGTACGCGACGCCGGCGTCGTTCAACAGCTCGCAGACGTGCTGGAACCGCTCGCGGCGTTTCCGACGGTGGGCAGCCTGGTCGTCGGCCTCGTCCGGTGGCTCCGGAAGCAGTTCGAGTGAGAGTTTGTTCGCCCGGAGCACCTCTGCATCCGGTGGGTCGCCAACCCGATCGACCGCCGGGTCGACCAGGCCGGCGATCGCCGCCGATTCCGGCGCGTATCCCCTCTCTGCGAGCGTGGCGTCTCCAATCGTGTGCTCCATGGTGGTTACCGGTATCCGAGATCACGCAATCGCTGTTCCAGCTCTGCATCGACGATCTCGCGATCGTCGGCACTGGCCTCGTGCTCGGTTCGGTGCGTCGATCGCCAGTCGTCGAGGCGGTCGGCCAGCCGCTCGGCCGTCTCTGGCGACCGTTCGATCATGTTCTCGCGTTCCTCCGGATCCGAACGCAGATCGTACAGTTCTCGCTCGCCACCGTGGACGACGTGACACCCCTCGCAGACTGCCGAGTCACCGACCGTTTCGATGTACTTGTACCGGTCCGTCCGGATCGCAGCCTTGCGCTGGGTGTGGGCCTCTTCGACGATCACGGCGTCTCGTGTGGGGTCGCCGTCGCGGATCGTCCCGAGCAGGGAGTGCCCGTCGACGTCCGGGAGGGGATCGTCGAACAGAAAGTCACAGAGTGTCGGCGCGATGTCGACGTGCTGGACGAACTCGTCGACCGTCCGGGCCGGCAGATCGGGGTGAGACAGAATCATCGGGACGTGGATCGTCGCGTCGTAGAGTCCGTGATGATCGAAATAGATCCCGTGTTCACCGAACGACTCGCCGTGATCGCCCAGCACAACGTACAGCGTCGGCCGGTCCGTCGCTTCGTCGACCCTTTCGTCGAGGCGACGGAGTTGCTCGTCGACGAATCGGACGGCCCCGACGTACCGGTCGTACGGGTCGTCCGGGTCGCCCTGCACGTACTCGTCTGGCACCTCGTAGGGGGCGTGCGTGTCCCAGAAGTGAACGAAGGTGTACGTCGGTGACGTTCCGGTCTCGACGGCGTCGATCGCTGCGTCGACGACGTCGTCTGCGGAATCCGGAAGCCACCCACCAGCCTGGACGCTCGGTTCCGACACCTGGAAGTATGCCCGACGGAACACACTCACGAGACTCGGTGGGGCCCTATCGAGAGACCATTCGAGCAGTGCCGACGGCACAGACCGCCGTCTACCACCCGATCGGTCGCGGTCCCGTTGGTCGGTCGACTCGTCGAGTTTGCCGCTGTACTGGTCGTACCCCGATTCGTGCCAGTTGCCGAGCCAGTCGATCGCGCTGGTCTCGTAGCCCTGCGCTCGGAACCGTTCCTGGAGAAAGGGTAGGTCGTCCAGAACCTCAATATCGCGTTCCGTGAGGTTCGTTCCGTGATTGTAGACGCCCGAAGTCGCCGGATACGTGCCAGAGTACAGCGACGCCAGCAGCGGTTCGGTCGCGTTGATCGGTGAAAACGCCCGCTCGAACTCGACGCCACTCACGGCGAGGTTCGTCATCCAGGGGGCAGTCTCCGCTGTGACTACGTCCGGCCTGAGTGCGTCGACGACGACCACCACCACGTTCGGCGTTTGAGTTTGGTCCATGTATCGAACGAACTGTCGCGATACCGATTCGTAGTCTGTCGGTTTGTGGATGTCCTGCATAACGATTTCGACTGCCGAACGGCGACACCTCCCGACCGGTCGTCCTCGGTTCCCACCCAGACCGGTGACGACGGTGTCGCTGCGAGGCGTGATCTCTCATAGCTTTCAAGACCGCCGCCCGCTATGGCCGGTATATGCCGGTCTGGCGCACTCTCGACCGCCTCGCTGATCGATGGGGGGCCGTCCTCGTCGGAACTGCTCTCTTTTTCCATCTCTTGCCGATCGTTTTCAACGCTGGCCTGCCACCGATCGACGGTGACTCGGCACTCTTTCAGTACATGGGGTGGTCCATGACTCAGGGGGGATTGCCATACGTCGACATCTGGGATCTCAAACCGCCCCTGATATACTATGTCACGGCTGGCCTCGGGGCGCTCACACGCGGGAACGTCCACGTCTTGCACCTTGCAGGGGTTTCGTTGACGACCGCCACGGCGGTCGGATCCGTCCTTGCCCTCGGCACGATCACCCATCGCCAGACTGGTGATCGGAAACTGGCTCTCGCGGCCGGTCTTTCTCTCCTTTCGCTCCCGGCGTTCTATCAAATTCCACTCGGTGGGGTCCGACCGAAATACTTCGCACTGCTGTTTGGATTGGTTGGCCTCTATCTGATCCTCGAAGAGCACCCGGGACTCGCCGGCGCGTCTACGGCCATCGCGGCGGGGTTCTGGCACTGGGCGGCGATATACCCGCTGCTCGCGGTCGCCATCGCGATCCTACGGTCGAGACGTCAGGCACTCTGGGTCGTCGCCAGCGGGCTGGTCGTCACGATTCTCGTCCTCGTCCCGTTCGCGGTCCGCGGGGCGCTGGACACGATGATCGCTGAAGTGGTCCTCACGATGCTTCTCGTCGGATCGGAGTCGCAATTCGTCGGCATACGCGTGGTGAAACTGTTCGTGGTGTACGGATACGGCTCGATCGTCGTCCCGCTGGGCGTGCTCGGTGCAGCGATGACGCTCACACGGCGCTACAGACGGGACTGGTGGATTGCGGCCGGGACTGGGTGGTTCCTCGTCCAGATCCTCGTCGTCGATTTCGACTGGCGAGCCGACCTCCTTCACCTGGCGGCGTTTTTCGCGCTGGGAATCGGTGTCCTGGGATCCCACCGCGACCTGTGGCGTCGACTCTCGGATCGGCTTGTTGATGCGGTCTCTGGTCGGTCGAGTGCTCGATTTCTCGTCGCTGGTCTCGACCGGCACAGTGGGCCATCGATCGTCCTCGGGGTGGCCATTCTGGCCGCGCTCGCTGGTCCGGTGTGGGCCGGTGGGATGGAACTCGTCGTGGACGTTCTGCCCCTCGGTCCGATCGAGCCGTGGATTCCGCACAAGGCACCTGTCGTCGATCTGTTCCGGACGCTGACCAGGGGGTCTGCGACGGTCGAACCACCACCTCGGTATGGGCTGCCCGATCTTCAGGACCTGTTCCTTTCGAAGTCCTCGGTACCGGAGTGTCACGTTCGTCTCTCTACGACGGAACGGAATCTCATGGAGGCACTCGAGGTCACTCACGAAACGACGCCCTGTGGCGACTTCGATCGGTACTGGGAGGCTCTGGTGGGGTGAGGCCCGATCGACGGTCGCGGTCGATTTGTACCGTCGATCGCGGGTCGATCTGCCGAGAGGTGAATATTTGGGGCAGTGGCGTTGAGTGCAGGCCATGACGAACGTGTTCCGGAAACTCGGTGTCGCCGCCGACGCGATCCGACTCGCGATTCATGGTCCCATCTACACGGCTACGCTCGACGATCGATCCGCGTCCTTCCTCGTGACGACGCCACGAGAGTATCATCACGCCCGACGGTTCACGGGCGAACGAGAGATCCTCCGCACCTTTCTCGACACGATCGAGAGTGACGATCACGTCCTCGACGTCGGTGCCAACGTCGGGGTGTTTTCGGTCTTTGCGCTCGCGGCGCTCGATTCCGGCCGAGTCACCGCCGTCGAGCCACACCCACCGACGGCGGTTCGTCTCCGGACGAATCTGGCCCAGAACGGACCGGAGTCGTCCTGGACGGTGCGAAATCACGCACTCGGGGCCGAGGATACGACGGCCGGGTTCCACCTCGAAAACGATATGAGCGGGTTCCCTTCGAATCACCTCGCGAGTGACGGCGAGACGACCGTCACCGTTCGGCGGGCGGCGACACTCATCGACGAGGACGAAATCACCGTTCCCGATGTCGTAAAAATCGATGTCGAAGGGGCCGAAGGGAGCGTTCTCGACGGCTTCGGGGAATTCCTCTCTGAGGTACGATCGGCGTTCGTCGAGGTGCATCCGACCGCTGGCGTCTCCACCGAGTCGATCGAGTCCCGACTCCAGGCGGCGGGGTTGACGATCACCGAACGGACGGTTGCCGAGAACGAGAACACGCCGATGCTCGTCGCGGAACGGTGATAGCCGGACTGTCGTGAATTGGGGGCCGTCTGTCGAGATCATCGGATCCCGACGGCTGACAGTCTCCGTCGTGTTTGGTGATGATGTGGTACCGTCGGATCGACGTATACCCCGGCCATCGAATGGTGCGATTCCCCGATCGATATGACTCTCCAGGCCTCTGGCGAGTCGACCCGAATACGGCCGACAATCTTTTGGTCGAGACAAGCTTTAAATCGTCTATTCGTGACGAGCGTCGCTTTGGTCGTGCTGGATACGGTCCGGAAAGACCTGTTCGATGAACTGTTCGACTGGCTTCCTGGGGTGGCCGTTGAGAACGCATACTCACCAGCGAATTTTACGTCCCCTGCGCACGCCTCAATGTTCACGGGCACCTATCCGTCACGGCACGGTGTCACACCACGACAAAAGTCACTTGACTCCGCTGACACCGTTCTCGCAGAACGACTCGACGAGATGGGCGTCAAAACTGTCGGAATATCCACCAACACTCATATATCGAGGTACTGGGGATTCGACCGAGGGTTCGATCTGTTCTCCGAACGGTCTGAAACGGGTCGGATGCTCTCACAGTCGAACGTCGATTGGATACAGCTCGTCCGGGACGCTGATTCCCGTTCGGTGGTCGAAGTGTTGGAAGCGTGTCTCCGATCGGGCCACTCAGTCAAATCGCTCTGGGTGGGGGCGGAACTGAAATACTACGATCACCCCGTTCTCGGGACACTGTTTTCGGGAGCGCAGGATTCTGGAGCAACCGCCGTCCAGAGTTTCATCGAAGACCGGTGCGTCCGCGATCCGGAGTTCCTTTTCGTGAATCTCATGGAGGCTCACAGTCCCTATGATCCGCCTGAAAAGTACTGGTCGGGGGATGGCGTTCAGCTGTCTGGCCTCGCTGAGTCGTTGGGTACTGCGCCCTCTACGGAGACGATCGATCGGGCCTATCGGGCGGCCTGCCGGTACCTTTCCGACAAGTACGAACGAATCTTCGACGATATCCGTGACGAGTATGACTATATTATAACATGCTCGGACCACGGCGAACTCCTGGGCGAACACGGGTACTACGCCCACGAGTACGGTCTCTATCCAGAATTAGTTCAGGTGCCACTGGTGATCTCTGGACCGTCGGTCCGTGATCGGTCAGTCGATAACCTGCTGAGTCTGACTGGTATTTTTGATCTCGTCGTGGACCTTTTCCACGGGGCGACCGTCCGTGACGCCCTCGATGTCGTCTCCGAAGATCGCTGTTTCACGGAATTTCATGGACTCGATCCGAACCGTCGAGATCGCCTGATTTCTGAGGGGTACTCGTCTGACGTTCTCGCCTCCCACGATACGGTTCTCGCGGGTGCTGCTGACTCTGCGGGATACGTGTATGGGGGTGTCGACGGATTCGAGGGCGACTCCGATGACGATGCTCTTCTGTCGGCCGCCCAGGAACACCGTGATCGTCTCGTGATCGATCCGAGTGAGACTGATACGCACCCGGCTGATTTGCCTGAAGACGTTCGCCGTCAGCTCGATACTCTGGGGTATATTTAAACATCTCCCGAGTGGTGAGTTATTTTCTGCATACAATTTATCAACTGCCAATTCACCATTTAATTTAATACACCTCCGTCACCATATTTGTTACTTTATCGGACAGTAGCTTTTTACCTGAATGCTGTGGGTATCCCCTATGATGGAGTGGTGTCGGCCGCCCGTTCGCGCAGATCGGTCGACAGACCTGAACAGCGGCGTTATGTCGATCGATGCGCCGATCCGATTGGACGACGATCACGCGTCGCTGGTGGGCGACGGGACAGTCTTGAAACCGACCTACGAGGGGCCTGCGGTCGTCGTGGAGGGGTGTACGTCCGCGTTCGTTTCTGGGCTGATCGTGGAACATATCGGTGGGGAAGCGACCGAGAAAGCCAACGGAATCGAGGTTCGAGATGCGACAGACACCCGAATCGAGCACTGCCAGATCAGAGACACACCACGGATCGGTGAGCCCGGAACAAACGATGCGATCGGTGGTGGATCGGGAATCTGTGTCGCGTCCGACGCTCGTGGAACTATCATTCGCGACTGTGCGACCGTCGACTGTGGCTGGCGAGGAATCGAAGTCGGCGGAACGCAAACACGCATCGAGCGGTGCCGGTCCCGAGGCCAAGTCGATCGCGGTGTGAGTGGTGACGTCCAGTATCCCGGGGTCGATCCAGAGTTCGACGCCGCTGCGTCTCAGCTGGTCATTCGGAACTCCACTTTCGAAGGTGGCCCCCACCCGGCCGCTCCGATCGGATTTACCGGTGCGCGGCAGGTCCTGGTCGACGATTGTTTCACGACCACCGAGTCGGGTCGCCGTGGTGTCGCGGCACGGAACAGCGATCAGGTGACGATCCGCAATTCACATTTCGTCGGCGGTGGGCCCGACCCCCAGGACGGCATCTTTTCCTCGTCAGATGGGACGAAAATAGTCGACAATGATATCTGTGGCTTCGAATTCGGCGTTCGAGCGAGCGGGCGGAAAACGATCATCTCGGAGAACGTCATCACCGAGTGTGAATATCCGATAATCGATCGAAAGGATCGGTCGATCCGTCGGCAGAACAATCTCGTGTACGATCGTCGGACCGGACGAACCGGTGAGCTGATCAAACGCATTCGTTTGCTCTCGCGGAGGTTCTGATGAACGTCGCCATCATCGTCATGGACTCGGTGCGGGCAGCCGACGTCGACGAGACGACGATGCCGACTCTGTCGTCGATGACGTCCCGAACTGCGCTCGCACCTAGCAGTTGGACGCTCCCGACGCACGCATCGCTGTACTCGCTGAAATCTCCGATCGCCCACGAGACGACTCGTCCGACCGACCGCCTCACGGATCACGCGTTCGTCGACGCCATCCGGGCGGCGGGGTTCACTGTCGGCGGGTTCTCGGAAAATCCGTATTTTAGCGCCCGGTTTGGGTTCGCAGAACCGATCGATTATTTCGACGACGACATCCATCACAAACCTCGGCGGTCTGGGTACTCGTTCAAGCGCCTGGTCGAACGAGAGCCGTCTCGGCCGAAACGATACGTTCGTGCCGCCCACCACCTGCTCCACTCGAACGAGCGTGTCGCAGACCTCCACAACGGCATTCGCTTCGTCCGGGGGACGGACGATCGTCGTCGGCAGTTCTACGGTGACCGTGTCCTCTCTCACGCTCGTGACTGGCTCTCGACCGGATCGGAGGACAGCGTCGCCATCATCAATCTCCTCGACGCACACCAGCCACACGTCCCGACGAAATACAGCGATGCTCTCGGCTACGACTTTTCTGAGCCAGAAATCCGTGCTCTCGATCGCTTCGATGGCATGGAGTTTCTTTCGGGACAACGGATCGATGATTGTGACCATCTCGCACCGTTCGACACCTGGGACGAACTGTTCGAGCGACTCCACGCCGCCTATCGAACGCAAATCAGATACCTCGACGACATCGTCTCCGAGTTCATCCGCTCTTGCGACGACGTCGTCCCG belongs to Halococcoides cellulosivorans and includes:
- a CDS encoding deoxyhypusine synthase; protein product: MTEDHQHEDRGPFDHDPIGHAEARAGMTVDDLVAGYREAGAGAGNLAEAVDVAESLFSEDVTTLFGLAGAMVPLGMRSIVAELIRDGHVDALVTTGATLTHDTIEAIGGHHHHGAVGPDGEESRAHDEALRDAEVDRIYDVYLPQEQFAAFEAHCREHVFEPLTGGDPVSIEDVTAALGRANSRVNDEEDIDADAGVAAAAHEAGVPIYCPAIQDSILGLQTWMYGRTRDLTVDAFADLTTITDQAHHADELGAFVVGGGVPKNFVLQAALVTPRAYDYAVQLTMDPPETGGLTGATLDEARSWGKLEPDAENVSVYADATITLPLVVAAARERLA
- a CDS encoding Nif3-like dinuclear metal center hexameric protein; the protein is MQLSTVCDRLAEPFDVAGYADLDPSANGCQVGPDGSFATSTDRPDPDVDRIAVAVDAASTTVETAVDRDADLLVVHHGIVWGGLDRVTGRTYDHVARLIEGGCALYAMHLPLDGHPELGNAARLADRLDLGNRAPITLDGTDLPVGQSGRLPAGRPLDAIAEDLSTDLDTGDGTVRTLDHGPDQVESVAIVTGAGGDYLGAAARAGADLLVTGEVSQPVYHEARERGLNVIAAGHYATETLGVRALADRMESWDLETTWIDHPTGL
- a CDS encoding flippase — protein: MAKLARSSALQFGVEMLQTVVGFVATIYFARLLGSGTLGQYFLALALVNWLLIPTKGIRGTTQKRISEDTDQDAYFTAGTTLQIALLAVIVAVLVLFRGRVDAYLGFQGTMLVAALFVFKGIGTFLRAILRGEHRVELAALVGGAWELLRIGLQVVLVVAGFKLVGLLVGEIAAAAVISVAILAVSSLGIARPTREHLRHLYDYGKYAWLTTIKPYAYSWMDVLVLGFFVADSAIGVYEISWRISAAFILLPSAMSKVVFPYLSRHAAEGRTDEIASTLTTVTTFAGLFAIPGVAGAIVLGEDILAIYGPEFTAGATILAVLAVGRLGQAYETFLMQSLNAIDRPDATFRISIVFIAVNLTLNVVLAWQFGAIGAAVATAVTVLLGTVLAGRILHRIVGFGVDWRTIGVQVASAATMAVVVALLRRQFQSVTDVETLVLVGIGVGVYGSGVFVGSAAARTQARRLLDQVFDQTPLEL
- a CDS encoding dTMP kinase, giving the protein MSRRRDATIGLTLLAGPLAVIGGAIGLGALGREILGALLAVGGLGGLVAVVPISYKLLRYPSTRRLSLGDLVGITRREAGVGPVGTGGALICFSGIDGSGKTTQAERLVAEFEAAGVDATHVWARWRPFLSYPFMGVLYVTLGWRRKDYHRSAVLRRIWGYFLLIDHLLFFARYIYPHLRSGRVVCIDRYVLDQCVELHYDGLYRERPATLIDSWLPTPDVTFLMDVPAEVAADRKDDTGEMLDRLHIDADPIDYLRDRRELFQECANEQTRVIDTTRPIDQTHERIRDTVWAAYLEG
- a CDS encoding nucleotidyltransferase family protein, giving the protein MEHTIGDATLAERGYAPESAAIAGLVDPAVDRVGDPPDAEVLRANKLSLELLPEPPDEADDQAAHRRKRRERFQHVCELLNDAGVAYASMKNLRTPSATMSDVDLLVPDPREQALAARVLAAEGFEFYGFRLLAHPRKVMAKRSPADPRPVDIYPDAMWIRKVVCDAERVVERANADGQRTPAPADDLYLVATHAYSHCSITFAELYHGVAIVDTESVDWAIAIEAARSYGCVDALYAYLLVLDEYLTATGRGGVPDRVFDAIPRSWITRLVDRWFERSRPRSFPVVFPTWLPTMASAVHHVPRVARQCTTHETLKDFQSHGLTAASKVLLGEA
- a CDS encoding sulfatase family protein, with product MDQTQTPNVVVVVVDALRPDVVTAETAPWMTNLAVSGVEFERAFSPINATEPLLASLYSGTYPATSGVYNHGTNLTERDIEVLDDLPFLQERFRAQGYETSAIDWLGNWHESGYDQYSGKLDESTDQRDRDRSGGRRRSVPSALLEWSLDRAPPSLVSVFRRAYFQVSEPSVQAGGWLPDSADDVVDAAIDAVETGTSPTYTFVHFWDTHAPYEVPDEYVQGDPDDPYDRYVGAVRFVDEQLRRLDERVDEATDRPTLYVVLGDHGESFGEHGIYFDHHGLYDATIHVPMILSHPDLPARTVDEFVQHVDIAPTLCDFLFDDPLPDVDGHSLLGTIRDGDPTRDAVIVEEAHTQRKAAIRTDRYKYIETVGDSAVCEGCHVVHGGERELYDLRSDPEERENMIERSPETAERLADRLDDWRSTHRTEHEASADDREIVDAELEQRLRDLGYR
- a CDS encoding DolP-mannose mannosyltransferase produces the protein MPVWRTLDRLADRWGAVLVGTALFFHLLPIVFNAGLPPIDGDSALFQYMGWSMTQGGLPYVDIWDLKPPLIYYVTAGLGALTRGNVHVLHLAGVSLTTATAVGSVLALGTITHRQTGDRKLALAAGLSLLSLPAFYQIPLGGVRPKYFALLFGLVGLYLILEEHPGLAGASTAIAAGFWHWAAIYPLLAVAIAILRSRRQALWVVASGLVVTILVLVPFAVRGALDTMIAEVVLTMLLVGSESQFVGIRVVKLFVVYGYGSIVVPLGVLGAAMTLTRRYRRDWWIAAGTGWFLVQILVVDFDWRADLLHLAAFFALGIGVLGSHRDLWRRLSDRLVDAVSGRSSARFLVAGLDRHSGPSIVLGVAILAALAGPVWAGGMELVVDVLPLGPIEPWIPHKAPVVDLFRTLTRGSATVEPPPRYGLPDLQDLFLSKSSVPECHVRLSTTERNLMEALEVTHETTPCGDFDRYWEALVG